A single region of the Plantactinospora soyae genome encodes:
- a CDS encoding SLC13 family permease: MAITSDTGGTPVKTDVEKALLGGSTYRSLGEQRLSPAEERFERGRRTIGLWLAPLVSIVFLALPLDMAGNQQTLAGILLGVIVLWVTEPVPIPVGGLIGVAAVVVLGVAPAADVLGPFGSSTVFTFIGAFILAQAMLKHGLARRFAFRMLSLPGVGKTTGRVVITFGLITAALSAFVSNTATVAMLLPTALGILAVIAKLMQERGIAKADFDPTRLRVGVALMLMLAYGASVGGLLTPVGTPPNLIGRDLIAEATGEKISFAEWMVVAFPICALMFVALAVVLLLLNKPEIRHIEGVAEYVASERAKLGPLSRAERNTLIAFTVTVLLWITPGVVALAWGSDSSQYDWISGRLNEGIVAVLGASLLFLLPTDWGSRQYTLNWSDAARIDWGTILLFGTGIIFGALLESSGLAKTIGEGSADLFGLSSVVAITAFAVLLAIIISETTSNTASAAVVVPIIIPVAIAAGVNPFVPALAATFAASFGFMLPVSTPQNAIVYGSGVVPITKMIRSGFSFDILGAILILLLLPLMVALVGLGS; the protein is encoded by the coding sequence GTGGCCATCACCAGCGACACCGGCGGCACCCCGGTCAAGACCGATGTGGAGAAGGCGTTACTCGGCGGCAGCACCTACCGCAGCCTCGGGGAGCAGCGCCTCTCCCCGGCCGAGGAGAGATTCGAACGGGGCCGCCGGACCATCGGCCTCTGGCTCGCCCCGCTGGTCTCGATCGTCTTCCTCGCCCTGCCCCTCGACATGGCGGGCAACCAGCAGACCCTGGCCGGCATCCTGCTCGGCGTCATCGTGCTCTGGGTCACCGAACCGGTACCCATCCCGGTCGGCGGGCTGATCGGGGTCGCCGCCGTCGTCGTACTCGGGGTGGCGCCGGCGGCCGACGTGCTCGGACCGTTCGGGTCCTCGACGGTCTTCACCTTCATCGGCGCGTTCATTCTGGCCCAGGCGATGCTCAAGCACGGACTGGCCCGGCGGTTCGCGTTCCGGATGCTGTCGCTGCCCGGGGTCGGCAAGACCACCGGGCGGGTCGTCATCACCTTCGGCCTGATCACGGCCGCCCTCTCCGCCTTCGTCTCCAACACCGCGACGGTGGCGATGCTGCTGCCGACCGCGCTGGGCATCCTCGCGGTGATCGCGAAGCTGATGCAGGAACGGGGCATCGCCAAGGCAGACTTCGACCCGACCCGGCTGCGGGTCGGCGTCGCGCTCATGCTGATGCTCGCCTACGGGGCCAGCGTCGGCGGGCTGCTCACCCCGGTCGGCACCCCGCCCAACCTGATCGGTCGGGACCTGATCGCCGAGGCGACCGGGGAGAAGATCTCCTTCGCCGAGTGGATGGTCGTCGCGTTCCCGATCTGCGCGCTGATGTTCGTCGCCCTCGCCGTGGTGCTGCTGCTGTTGAACAAGCCCGAGATCCGGCACATCGAAGGGGTCGCCGAGTACGTCGCCAGCGAGCGGGCCAAGCTCGGTCCGCTGTCCCGGGCGGAGCGCAACACGCTGATCGCCTTCACCGTGACGGTGCTGCTGTGGATCACTCCCGGTGTGGTGGCACTGGCCTGGGGCAGCGACTCCAGCCAGTACGACTGGATCAGCGGGCGGCTGAACGAGGGGATCGTGGCCGTCCTCGGTGCCTCGCTGCTGTTCCTGCTCCCCACCGACTGGGGCAGCCGGCAGTACACCCTGAACTGGAGCGACGCGGCCCGGATCGACTGGGGCACGATCCTGCTCTTCGGCACCGGCATCATCTTCGGCGCCCTGCTGGAGTCCAGCGGCCTGGCCAAGACGATCGGCGAGGGCAGCGCCGACCTGTTCGGGCTGAGCAGCGTCGTCGCGATCACCGCGTTCGCCGTACTGCTGGCGATCATCATCTCCGAGACGACGAGCAACACGGCCTCGGCCGCGGTGGTCGTACCGATCATCATCCCGGTGGCCATCGCCGCCGGGGTCAACCCGTTCGTGCCCGCGCTGGCGGCGACCTTCGCGGCCTCGTTCGGCTTCATGCTGCCGGTTTCCACCCCACAGAACGCGATCGTCTACGGCTCCGGCGTCGTACCGATCACCAAGATGATCCGCTCCGGCTTCTCCTTCGACATCCTGGGCGCGATCCTGATCCTGCTGCTCCTGCCGCTGATGGTCGCGCTCGTCGGGCTGGGCAGCTGA
- a CDS encoding tartrate dehydrogenase → MAAATAGTASYRIAVIPGDGIGVEVTAAARQVLDAVAARHRISLSYEEFDWSCQRYLAEGTMMPADGLERLRPADAILLGAVGWPGVPDHVSLWGLLIPIRRTFRQYVNLRPIRVFEGVVSPVRGARPGEVDLVVVRENVEGEYSEIGGRLGRGTPEELAMQEAVFTRAGVTRIVDYAFSLARTRRSYVTSATKSNGIVHTMPFWDEVVAERAAGYADVRWDAEHIDALAAKLVLQPERFDVIVGSNLFGDILSDLAAAVAGSIGIAPSANLDPTRTFPSMFEPVHGSAPDIAGQGVANPLGAVWSAAMMLDHLGHPGAAADIVAAIEACLLDPATRTRDLGGTASTEEVTHALLAQV, encoded by the coding sequence ATGGCGGCGGCGACGGCCGGGACGGCTTCGTACCGGATCGCGGTCATCCCCGGCGACGGCATCGGGGTCGAGGTCACGGCGGCGGCCCGGCAGGTCCTCGACGCCGTGGCGGCGCGGCATCGAATCTCGCTGTCCTACGAGGAGTTCGACTGGTCCTGCCAGCGCTATCTCGCGGAGGGCACGATGATGCCGGCCGACGGCCTCGAACGGCTGCGGCCCGCCGACGCGATCCTGCTCGGCGCGGTGGGCTGGCCGGGCGTGCCCGACCACGTCTCGCTCTGGGGGCTGCTCATCCCGATCCGCCGGACCTTCCGGCAGTACGTCAACCTGCGTCCGATCCGGGTCTTCGAGGGAGTCGTCAGCCCGGTACGCGGGGCCCGACCGGGCGAGGTGGACCTGGTTGTGGTCCGGGAGAACGTGGAGGGGGAGTACAGCGAGATCGGCGGGCGACTGGGGCGGGGGACGCCGGAGGAGCTGGCGATGCAGGAGGCGGTCTTCACCCGGGCCGGAGTCACCCGAATCGTCGACTACGCGTTCTCGCTGGCCCGGACCCGGCGGTCGTACGTCACCTCGGCCACCAAGTCGAACGGGATCGTGCACACGATGCCGTTCTGGGACGAGGTCGTCGCGGAGCGGGCCGCCGGGTACGCCGACGTGCGCTGGGACGCCGAGCACATCGACGCGCTGGCCGCCAAGCTGGTCCTGCAACCCGAGCGGTTCGACGTGATAGTCGGGTCGAACCTGTTCGGCGACATCCTCAGCGACCTCGCCGCGGCCGTGGCGGGCAGCATCGGCATCGCCCCGTCGGCCAACCTCGACCCGACCCGTACCTTCCCGTCGATGTTCGAGCCGGTGCACGGTTCGGCACCCGACATCGCCGGCCAGGGCGTCGCCAACCCGCTCGGCGCGGTCTGGTCCGCCGCGATGATGCTCGACCACCTGGGCCACCCCGGCGCCGCCGCCGACATTGTCGCGGCGATCGAGGCGTGCCTACTCGATCCCGCCACCCGGACCCGCGACCTCGGCGGCACGGCCAGCACCGAGGAGGTCACCCACGCACTGCTCGCCCAGGTGTAA
- a CDS encoding aminoacyl-tRNA deacylase, protein MSGAALDALTSAGIAHRVIRHGPVRSVAEAAEAIGVAVPDVVKTIVVRRAEHDFVFVLVPGDRVISWPKLRTLLGVNRLSLPAADEAREATGYERGTITPFGAHTAWPVVADERIRGRTITLGTGEHGAAVALDADEALATLATTIADVTDPG, encoded by the coding sequence ATGTCCGGTGCCGCCCTCGACGCCCTCACCTCGGCCGGGATCGCACACCGGGTGATCCGGCACGGGCCGGTACGCAGCGTGGCCGAGGCCGCCGAGGCGATCGGGGTCGCGGTCCCGGACGTCGTGAAGACTATCGTGGTACGCCGGGCCGAGCACGACTTCGTCTTCGTGCTGGTACCTGGTGACCGGGTCATCTCCTGGCCGAAACTGCGTACGCTGCTCGGCGTCAACCGGCTGTCGCTGCCCGCCGCCGACGAGGCCAGGGAGGCGACCGGCTACGAGCGGGGCACCATCACCCCGTTCGGCGCCCACACGGCGTGGCCGGTCGTCGCCGACGAACGGATCCGGGGCCGGACCATCACACTCGGTACCGGCGAGCACGGCGCCGCCGTCGCGCTCGACGCCGACGAGGCGCTGGCCACCCTCGCCACCACCATCGCCGACGTCACCGACCCCGGTTAG
- a CDS encoding NADP-dependent oxidoreductase: protein MHPTDAQEGRPSGREIRLVARPTGEPGPENFELVRSTVPALQHNQILVRNTWMSVDPYMRGRMDDRKSYIAPFRLGATLDGGAIGEVVSSQVDTIPVGATVSHFLGWREYAVLDGANATVVDTTIAPAEAYLGVLGTPGLTAYVALTDTAPVRPGDVVFVSAAAGAVGSVAGQLARKLGAGTVIGSAGGPEKARRLVDDFGFDVAIDYRAGSVARQLAAAVPGGIDVYLDNVGGDQLAAAIGALHVGGRVALVGAISSYNATAPVPGPANLALTVTKRLSLRGMIVTDHLQRLPEYVALAAGWLADGTLRTESTVLEGIEQAPAAFLGMLRGANTGKMLVRLGD from the coding sequence GTGCACCCGACCGACGCGCAGGAGGGCCGACCCAGCGGGCGGGAGATCCGGCTCGTCGCCCGTCCGACCGGTGAACCCGGTCCGGAGAACTTCGAACTGGTCCGCAGTACGGTGCCGGCGTTACAGCACAACCAGATCCTGGTCCGGAACACCTGGATGTCGGTCGACCCGTACATGCGGGGGCGGATGGACGACCGGAAGTCGTACATCGCGCCGTTCCGGCTCGGGGCCACTCTGGACGGCGGGGCGATCGGCGAGGTCGTCTCGTCCCAGGTGGACACGATTCCGGTCGGAGCCACCGTCTCGCACTTCCTCGGCTGGCGTGAGTACGCCGTACTGGACGGCGCGAACGCGACAGTCGTCGACACGACGATCGCACCCGCCGAGGCGTACCTGGGGGTGCTCGGCACGCCGGGGCTGACCGCGTACGTCGCGCTCACCGACACCGCCCCGGTACGCCCCGGCGACGTCGTCTTCGTCTCGGCCGCCGCGGGTGCGGTCGGCAGCGTCGCCGGGCAACTCGCCCGCAAGTTGGGCGCCGGCACGGTGATCGGTTCGGCCGGTGGCCCGGAGAAGGCGAGGCGCCTGGTCGACGACTTCGGGTTCGACGTCGCGATCGACTACCGGGCCGGTTCGGTGGCGAGGCAGTTGGCGGCGGCCGTACCCGGTGGAATCGACGTCTACCTGGACAACGTCGGGGGTGATCAGTTGGCGGCCGCCATCGGCGCCCTGCACGTCGGCGGTCGGGTCGCGCTGGTCGGCGCGATCAGCAGCTACAACGCCACCGCACCGGTGCCCGGTCCGGCCAACCTCGCGCTGACCGTGACCAAGCGGCTCTCCCTGCGCGGCATGATCGTGACCGACCACCTCCAGCGGCTCCCCGAGTACGTCGCGCTGGCCGCCGGTTGGCTGGCCGACGGCACGCTCCGTACCGAGTCGACCGTGCTGGAGGGCATCGAGCAGGCGCCCGCCGCCTTCCTCGGCATGCTTCGCGGCGCCAACACCGGCAAGATGCTGGTCCGGCTCGGCGACTGA
- a CDS encoding flavin monoamine oxidase family protein, translating into MNHHEQSAVSRRGFLRAVGVSGGAGAMLATMGALGLAPSAATSAVPAFRAPTRSDFNLTGRSGARVVVLGGGVAGLAVAYELGKAGYDCTVLEARSRAGGRNLTIRGGSVETDLDGHTQRANFSDGVYFNAGPGRIAQWMVTMDYCRELGVPVEVFTNANADAWIYNESAGMTAPVRYRTAKADVYGYVSELLAKATDQGALDDRLSAEDKQRLLSFLQSYGAIGGRTGGWAYTGTSRRGYLEYPGAGNDEGVPLGAPPALADVFASNVGRYFAFETGYDQAMLMFQPVGGMDQIPKALAKAVGLQRIQLGAEVTGVTDRGGRVEVTYRQGGRDRIVRADFCVATMPPHLMARVPHNLGTGVTAALAGFPATASGKIGLEYRSRWWELDQRIYGGITETDLDLSHIWYPSSGFHGRRGLIVGYYNTGSNARTYSALTPLQRAERAVAQGVKIHGDKYRTELATSYSHAWDRTRYLEGAWTSPPHGTAGYNLLLQPAGRVYFAGDWLSHETAWQHGSFVSARTVVTALHQRVMAD; encoded by the coding sequence GTGAACCATCACGAGCAGTCCGCGGTCAGTCGGCGGGGTTTCCTGCGCGCGGTCGGGGTCAGCGGCGGGGCGGGGGCGATGCTGGCCACGATGGGGGCCCTGGGGCTGGCCCCGAGCGCCGCAACCTCGGCGGTACCGGCCTTCCGCGCGCCGACCCGGTCCGACTTCAACCTGACCGGCCGATCAGGAGCCCGGGTCGTGGTCCTCGGCGGGGGCGTGGCCGGCCTCGCGGTCGCGTACGAGCTGGGCAAGGCGGGGTACGACTGCACCGTGCTGGAGGCGCGGAGCCGGGCCGGCGGCCGGAACCTCACCATCCGGGGCGGCTCGGTGGAGACCGACCTCGACGGGCACACCCAACGGGCCAACTTCTCCGACGGGGTCTACTTCAACGCCGGACCGGGCCGGATAGCGCAGTGGATGGTCACCATGGACTACTGCCGCGAACTGGGCGTACCGGTGGAGGTCTTCACGAACGCCAACGCGGACGCGTGGATCTACAACGAGTCGGCCGGCATGACCGCGCCGGTACGCTACCGCACCGCCAAGGCCGACGTGTACGGCTACGTCTCCGAGCTGCTGGCCAAGGCGACCGACCAGGGTGCGCTGGACGACCGGCTCAGCGCCGAGGACAAGCAGCGCCTGCTGTCGTTCCTACAGAGTTACGGCGCGATCGGTGGACGTACCGGCGGGTGGGCGTACACCGGCACCAGTCGGCGTGGCTACCTCGAATATCCGGGTGCGGGTAACGACGAGGGCGTCCCGTTGGGTGCCCCGCCGGCGCTGGCCGACGTCTTCGCCAGCAACGTCGGCCGGTACTTCGCCTTCGAGACCGGGTACGACCAGGCGATGCTGATGTTCCAGCCGGTCGGTGGGATGGACCAGATCCCGAAGGCGCTGGCCAAAGCCGTCGGTCTGCAAAGGATCCAGCTCGGTGCCGAGGTGACCGGGGTGACCGACCGGGGCGGCCGGGTCGAGGTGACGTACCGGCAGGGGGGCCGGGACCGGATTGTCCGGGCCGACTTCTGCGTGGCGACGATGCCGCCGCACCTGATGGCCCGGGTGCCGCACAACCTGGGTACCGGGGTGACCGCCGCGCTCGCCGGCTTCCCGGCCACCGCCTCCGGCAAGATCGGTCTGGAGTACCGCAGTCGCTGGTGGGAGTTGGACCAGCGCATCTACGGAGGAATCACCGAGACCGACCTCGACCTCTCGCACATCTGGTACCCGTCGTCCGGCTTCCACGGTCGGCGCGGGCTGATCGTCGGCTACTACAACACCGGGTCGAACGCGCGGACGTACAGTGCCCTCACTCCGCTCCAGCGGGCGGAGCGGGCGGTCGCCCAGGGAGTGAAGATCCACGGCGACAAGTACCGCACCGAGCTGGCGACCTCGTACTCGCACGCCTGGGACCGGACCCGCTACCTGGAGGGGGCCTGGACCTCGCCGCCGCACGGCACCGCCGGCTACAACCTGCTGCTTCAGCCGGCCGGCCGGGTCTATTTCGCCGGGGACTGGCTCAGCCACGAGACGGCCTGGCAGCACGGCTCGTTCGTCTCCGCCCGGACGGTGGTCACCGCGCTGCACCAGCGGGTGATGGCGGACTGA
- the mdlC gene encoding benzoylformate decarboxylase: MTTVHEATYDLLRSLGLTTVFGNPGSTEEPFLKNFPADFSYVLALQEASAVAMADGYSQASGRPVHVNLHTAPGTGNGMGSLVTAWHNKTPMIVSAGQQTRTMTLFEPMLTNVRPTQLPEPYVKWSHEPLRAQDIPEAFMRAYATAVQAPAGPVYLSLPLDDWDEPATGTAAVRQVSTRVAPDPEVLARFVEILAQSRNPMLVIGSGIDRSGGWAEAVALAERVRAPVWQPPFADRIGFPQDHPQFQGLLPPAIGPLAEKLAGHDTVLVIGAPVFRYYPYVPGSQGYLPAGTRLLHITDDPSEAARAPVGDSLVGDVTLACAALAAQLPATDRPTPPARPGTSTAESGLPLSPEALFGALADEWPAGGIVVPESPSNLSVLHRRLTITRPGSYFKMSSGGLGFGLPAAVGIALAQRDTGQQRPVIGVIGDGSFQYSPQALWTAAQQRLRVVFVVPVNQEYGVLKAFAELENAPGVPGLELPGIDIPGIARGYGCTAHQVETVDEFRAAFRTALDTDGPTVLAVPITRDVAPLL; encoded by the coding sequence ATGACAACGGTGCACGAAGCGACCTACGACCTGCTCCGTTCCCTCGGCCTGACCACCGTGTTCGGCAACCCCGGGTCAACCGAGGAGCCATTCCTGAAGAACTTTCCGGCCGACTTCAGCTACGTACTGGCCCTACAGGAGGCCTCGGCGGTCGCGATGGCGGACGGCTACTCCCAGGCGAGCGGACGGCCCGTACACGTCAACCTGCACACCGCCCCCGGCACCGGAAACGGAATGGGCAGCCTCGTCACCGCCTGGCACAACAAGACGCCGATGATCGTCAGCGCCGGCCAACAGACCCGGACGATGACTTTGTTCGAACCGATGCTGACGAATGTGCGCCCGACCCAGTTACCCGAGCCGTACGTCAAATGGAGCCATGAACCACTGCGCGCCCAGGACATCCCGGAGGCATTCATGCGGGCGTACGCCACCGCCGTACAGGCGCCGGCCGGCCCGGTCTACCTGTCGCTGCCGCTCGACGACTGGGACGAGCCGGCCACCGGCACCGCGGCGGTCCGCCAGGTGAGCACCCGGGTCGCGCCCGATCCCGAGGTACTGGCCCGGTTCGTCGAGATCCTGGCGCAGAGCCGCAACCCGATGCTGGTGATCGGCTCCGGCATCGACCGCAGCGGCGGCTGGGCCGAGGCGGTCGCCCTGGCCGAACGGGTACGGGCACCGGTCTGGCAGCCGCCGTTCGCGGACCGGATCGGCTTCCCACAGGACCACCCGCAGTTCCAGGGACTGCTGCCGCCGGCCATCGGGCCGCTCGCCGAGAAACTGGCCGGCCACGACACGGTGCTGGTGATCGGTGCCCCGGTGTTCCGCTACTACCCGTACGTCCCCGGTTCCCAGGGGTACCTTCCGGCGGGTACCCGGCTGCTGCACATCACCGACGACCCGTCCGAGGCGGCCCGGGCACCGGTCGGGGACAGCCTGGTCGGGGACGTCACGCTCGCCTGTGCCGCCCTGGCCGCCCAACTGCCCGCGACGGACCGACCGACGCCACCGGCCCGGCCCGGTACGTCCACCGCCGAGTCCGGCCTCCCGCTCTCCCCGGAGGCGCTCTTCGGCGCCCTCGCCGACGAGTGGCCGGCGGGCGGCATCGTCGTACCGGAGTCGCCCTCCAACCTCAGCGTGCTGCACCGGCGACTGACCATCACCCGGCCCGGGTCGTACTTCAAGATGTCCAGCGGCGGTCTGGGGTTCGGGCTGCCCGCGGCCGTCGGCATCGCGCTCGCCCAGCGGGACACCGGGCAGCAGCGGCCGGTGATCGGGGTGATCGGGGACGGTTCGTTCCAGTACTCGCCACAGGCGCTCTGGACGGCGGCCCAGCAACGGCTACGGGTGGTCTTCGTGGTGCCGGTCAACCAGGAGTACGGCGTCCTCAAGGCCTTCGCCGAGTTGGAGAACGCACCGGGGGTACCCGGCCTGGAACTGCCGGGCATCGACATCCCCGGCATCGCCCGCGGCTACGGCTGCACCGCCCACCAGGTGGAGACGGTCGACGAGTTCCGGGCCGCCTTCCGGACCGCGCTCGACACGGACGGCCCGACCGTGCTGGCCGTGCCGATCACCCGGGACGTCGCGCCGCTGCTCTGA
- a CDS encoding C39 family peptidase, which produces MNHPVYQRLRNATSGRRNRLALAAAVVAAAASTTGVALASTGQSTTPTGTAAVAVAELGRTAGQTGQTEAPQPTAPETAAPASPSDPATAEPTRAASSAAKTAPTSTPSKRPAPPASKVLDYQFQAQINGWYCGPAATRIALTVRDERPSQDEVAGDLGTTMSGTNSAQDTTRVLNKVIGTDFYRSTMLSGGAASRAEMDQLQADVVHAVSNGYAVVANIAGSATDVDGGWHSYPGGHYLTVVGYRDNGRTVKIADPAIPGDDSTYWMTTIDLANWAASRGYSS; this is translated from the coding sequence TTGAACCATCCCGTTTACCAACGGCTCAGAAATGCCACGTCCGGACGACGTAACCGGCTCGCGCTCGCCGCGGCCGTGGTCGCCGCGGCGGCGTCCACCACCGGCGTCGCGCTGGCTTCGACCGGGCAGTCCACGACGCCCACCGGCACCGCGGCCGTGGCCGTCGCGGAACTGGGCCGGACCGCCGGCCAGACCGGCCAGACCGAGGCGCCGCAGCCGACCGCACCGGAGACCGCCGCACCGGCCAGCCCGTCGGACCCGGCGACCGCCGAACCGACCCGTGCGGCGTCGAGCGCGGCGAAGACGGCTCCGACCAGCACCCCGAGCAAGCGACCGGCTCCGCCCGCGAGCAAGGTGCTCGACTACCAGTTCCAGGCCCAGATCAACGGCTGGTACTGCGGGCCGGCGGCCACCCGGATCGCCCTGACCGTCCGCGACGAGCGGCCGAGCCAGGACGAGGTGGCCGGTGACCTCGGCACCACCATGAGCGGAACCAACTCGGCCCAGGACACCACCCGGGTGCTCAACAAGGTCATCGGGACCGACTTCTACCGGAGCACCATGCTCTCCGGTGGGGCGGCGAGCCGGGCCGAGATGGACCAGCTCCAGGCCGATGTCGTACACGCGGTCAGCAACGGGTACGCCGTGGTGGCCAACATCGCGGGCTCGGCCACGGATGTCGACGGAGGCTGGCACAGCTACCCCGGTGGCCACTACCTGACCGTGGTCGGCTACCGCGACAACGGACGTACGGTGAAGATCGCCGACCCGGCCATCCCGGGCGACGACAGCACCTACTGGATGACCACCATCGACCTGGCGAACTGGGCGGCCAGCCGAGGCTACTCGTCCTGA
- a CDS encoding GNAT family N-acetyltransferase: protein MIRATHDRDELADLLRRDPHLHAYELGDLDDFYWPYTSWYRLGDAVALVYHGGDTPVLLALDRSPQALAELLTALVPLLPRRFDAHLSPGGEEVLARHFGLEPRGPHLKMALTDAGRLDRVAAAGEVLGPADVPELAALYAAAYPDNWFDQRMIGTGQYVGVRRDGELLAVAGVHVWSPKYRVSALGNVTTHPSVRGQGLATAAVAALCRRLLDTVDQVTLNVKADNVGAIALYRRLGFTPIAEYGEFVVAGDPPPTTA from the coding sequence ATGATCAGGGCCACTCACGATCGTGACGAACTCGCCGACCTGCTACGCCGCGACCCGCACCTGCACGCGTACGAACTCGGCGACCTCGACGACTTCTACTGGCCGTACACCAGTTGGTACCGGCTCGGCGACGCGGTGGCGCTGGTCTACCACGGCGGCGACACCCCGGTCCTGCTGGCGCTCGACCGCTCCCCGCAGGCCCTGGCCGAGCTGCTGACCGCGCTCGTCCCGCTCCTGCCACGGCGCTTCGACGCACACCTGTCGCCGGGCGGGGAGGAGGTGCTGGCCCGACACTTCGGCCTCGAGCCGCGCGGCCCGCACCTGAAGATGGCCCTCACCGACGCCGGCAGGCTGGACCGGGTGGCGGCGGCCGGCGAGGTGCTCGGCCCCGCCGACGTACCCGAGTTGGCCGCGCTGTACGCGGCGGCCTACCCGGACAACTGGTTCGACCAGCGGATGATCGGGACCGGCCAGTACGTCGGGGTACGTCGCGACGGCGAACTGCTCGCGGTGGCCGGGGTGCACGTCTGGTCGCCCAAGTACCGGGTGAGCGCGCTGGGCAACGTCACCACCCACCCGTCGGTCCGGGGGCAGGGACTGGCCACGGCGGCGGTGGCGGCGCTCTGCCGACGGCTGCTGGACACGGTCGACCAGGTGACCCTGAACGTCAAGGCGGACAACGTCGGCGCGATCGCGCTGTACCGGCGGCTCGGGTTCACCCCGATCGCCGAGTACGGGGAGTTCGTCGTCGCCGGCGACCCGCCCCCGACGACCGCCTGA
- a CDS encoding CDP-glycerol glycerophosphotransferase family protein has product MRGDLVRKLAIRCLSAGLAVLSFLTLALTSAEPVGLALAVAAAASVWAERRINPRSDLVAEPVLLIAGVLVGYARLVPEARWTLVVTGAALLGLTLAERPLRDAAQWEVRSANLGVRSSPLLVAGRLGPAVLLLLVALAASAALTLPAWPALILTVLVGAVCAGGAIAPIALRRLRPSAGQSPVTQALRRHQPEFLLYFSAPPGSEYQVMMWLPYLERIGRPFMVLLREPNFLAPVAAATSAPVVVCPTPRSIDEALVPSLRVAFYVNHGAKNSHSIRFAHLTHIQLHHGDSDKAPSANPVSAIFDKIFVAGQAAIDRYARNGVVIPREKFAIVGRPQVESIAVTREPIRERAEKVVLYTPTWTGHHADVDYCSLPVGETLVRGLLDRGTTVILRAHPYTSQNPASARQLARLEQVLAEHRAATGRQHVFGADAARKMTLVECVNRSHALVSDVSAVISDYLYSGKPYAVTDRVGEGEQFVQSFPLAGSGYVLRSDMSNLDDVLDQLLGTDPLEETRWQTRTRYLGDFPAQTYADGFLDEARRHLDAGAGASAVPAPRPAPVP; this is encoded by the coding sequence ATGCGTGGTGATCTGGTCAGGAAGCTGGCCATCCGGTGCCTCAGCGCCGGCCTGGCGGTCCTGTCCTTCCTCACCCTCGCCCTGACCTCGGCCGAACCGGTCGGGCTGGCACTGGCGGTGGCCGCCGCGGCCTCGGTATGGGCCGAGCGGCGGATCAACCCGCGCTCCGACCTCGTCGCCGAGCCGGTGCTGCTGATCGCGGGCGTCCTGGTCGGGTACGCCCGGCTGGTCCCCGAGGCCCGGTGGACCCTGGTGGTCACCGGGGCGGCACTGCTCGGGCTCACCCTGGCCGAACGCCCGCTGCGGGACGCCGCCCAGTGGGAGGTCCGGTCGGCCAACCTCGGTGTGCGCTCGTCGCCGCTGCTGGTCGCCGGGCGGCTGGGCCCGGCCGTCCTGCTCCTGCTGGTCGCGCTGGCCGCGAGCGCGGCGCTGACCCTGCCGGCCTGGCCGGCCCTGATCCTCACCGTGCTGGTCGGTGCGGTCTGTGCCGGGGGCGCGATCGCGCCGATCGCGCTGCGGCGACTCCGGCCGTCGGCCGGGCAGAGCCCGGTCACCCAGGCGCTCCGCCGGCACCAGCCCGAGTTCCTGCTCTACTTCTCCGCCCCGCCCGGGTCGGAGTACCAGGTCATGATGTGGCTGCCGTACCTGGAACGGATCGGCCGGCCGTTCATGGTGCTGCTGCGCGAGCCGAACTTCCTGGCCCCGGTCGCGGCCGCCACCAGCGCGCCGGTCGTGGTCTGCCCGACGCCGCGCTCGATCGACGAGGCGTTGGTGCCGAGCCTGCGGGTGGCGTTCTACGTCAACCACGGCGCCAAGAACAGCCACTCGATCCGGTTCGCCCACCTCACGCACATCCAGTTGCACCACGGCGACAGCGACAAGGCGCCGAGCGCAAACCCGGTCTCGGCGATCTTCGACAAGATCTTCGTCGCCGGCCAGGCGGCGATCGACCGGTACGCCCGCAACGGCGTGGTCATCCCGAGGGAGAAGTTCGCGATCGTCGGCCGGCCGCAGGTGGAGTCGATCGCCGTCACCCGGGAGCCCATCCGGGAGCGGGCCGAGAAGGTGGTGCTCTACACCCCGACCTGGACCGGGCACCACGCCGACGTCGACTACTGCTCGCTGCCGGTCGGCGAGACCCTGGTCCGCGGGCTGCTGGACCGGGGCACGACGGTCATCCTCCGGGCGCACCCGTACACCTCGCAGAATCCGGCGTCGGCCCGGCAGCTCGCCCGGCTCGAACAGGTACTCGCCGAGCACCGGGCCGCCACCGGTCGGCAGCACGTCTTCGGCGCCGACGCGGCCCGGAAGATGACGCTGGTCGAGTGCGTCAACCGGTCGCACGCGCTGGTGTCGGACGTCTCCGCGGTGATCTCCGACTACCTCTACTCCGGCAAGCCGTACGCGGTCACGGACCGGGTCGGTGAGGGCGAGCAGTTCGTGCAGAGCTTCCCGCTGGCCGGGTCTGGTTACGTACTGCGCTCCGACATGTCCAACCTGGACGATGTGCTGGACCAGTTGCTCGGCACCGATCCGCTGGAGGAGACCCGCTGGCAGACCCGGACCCGGTATCTGGGCGACTTCCCGGCGCAGACGTACGCCGACGGGTTCCTCGACGAGGCCCGCCGGCACCTCGACGCCGGAGCGGGGGCGTCGGCGGTACCGGCACCCCGGCCCGCGCCTGTGCCATGA